The following are encoded together in the Daucus carota subsp. sativus chromosome 5, DH1 v3.0, whole genome shotgun sequence genome:
- the LOC108221234 gene encoding uncharacterized protein LOC108221234 yields the protein MTKYNHIAGLFNEENEWCSDEMEFSGIIQRFYENLFTTSSPSADKIDELLAAVQPLVTDEMNRILQRDFTMGEVKRAIFSMSPDKSPGPDGMNAMFFQQHWEIVGPVVSKAILDCLNEEAGLEMINSTLVTLIPKVKEPKNVGDFRPISLCNVIYKAIAKVLINRLKPILPLIINGTQSAFVPGRLITDNALIAYECLHHLRHMRSGKKCFVAMKLDMSKAYDRVEWIFIEKMLTKLGFSQQWVKKIMKCVTSVNYSFQVNGQIYGKVFPSRGLRQGDPLSPYLFLICAEGFSALLRQAENRSDILGLKIARNAPSISHLFFADDSLLFLKASTRSLNSIQNIFSLYSECSGQMINFNKSLLFFSPNTTNDVRSTFMVSLNMQTTEAIETYLGLPMLGGKNKKILFRSIKEKVWARLHSWRPDVFSQGGKEILLKAVIQAMPTYFMSCFKIPEGQCQEIEKLLARYWWGSVHSKRKIHWRAWTKISTPKSEGGLGFRTFIHYNQALLAKQAWRILIYPTSLLSQVLQAKYFASSSFLDSKEGRCPSLTWRSIVWGKTLLIEGLRRRIGNGQSTRAFKDPWLARPPSFLPITRGSEEEVKVVEYITGGTWNRELIRQTFLSPDIQLILEIPLSRFDHADSWFWHYNSQGNYTVKSGYKLVTNLNKDVSSSSEQVMGKWWKYFWANKIPRKILIFAWRGYHEILPTTKGLHIRKISLHSNCPLCGYADDSNAHAVFRCPFAQEVWELMTYPFLVGRKEEISFKDVLLYITELLEKDDVDMMLLTTWGIWTERNKLIHQQKRRTPSQIKVWLSAYYEEIKNAYVSENRAISRGDPINAHQVEEVSFGSTLFVDAALSKNTERIGLGAAIIASNNKTQATLSKPLEGILSVLHAEALALVVGLQWAQTTGYTLKKVLTDSQSLVQALNSEAEYHNELGLLIADARELMQYFPGVKSSHVSRNLNVQAHNLARQALQLDEEVSWLEDGLNE from the exons ATgacaaaatataatcatattgcAGGTTTGTttaatgaagaaaatgaatGGTGCTCCGATGAGATGGAATTTAGTGGAATAATTCAAAGATTCTATGAGAATCTATTTACCacgtcttcaccatcagctgaTAAAATTGATGAGTTACTGGCAGCTGTACAACCTTTAGTAACAGATGAGATGAATAGAATTCTACAAAGAGACTTTACTATGGGAGAGGTTAAAAGAGCAATTTTCTCAATGTCACCTGATAAAAGCCCCGGACCAGATGGGATGAATGCCATGTTTTTTCAACAACACTGGGAGATTGTTGGTCCTGTTGTTTCAAAAGCAATTCTAGATTGTCTGAACGAAGAGGCAGGGCTGGAGATGATAAATTCAACTTTGGTTACTTTAATTCCAAAAGTAAAAGAACCAAAGAATGTAGGGGACTTCCGACCGATAAGTCTGTGTAATGTGATATATAAAGCAATTGCGAAGGTATTAATAAATCGGCTCAAACCAATTCTTCCATTGATTATTAATGGGACACAAAGTGCTTTTGTTCCTGGAAGGCTCATCACAGACAATGCGCTGATAGCGTATGAGTGTCTACATCATTTACGACATATGAGATCAggaaaaaaatgttttgtaGCCATGAAGCTAGACATGAGCAAAGCATATGACAGAGTTGAATGGATCTTTATAGAAAAAATGTTGACAAAACTgggtttctcacaacaatgggTAAAGAAGATAATGAAATGTGTCACCTCAGTAAACTACTCTTTCCAGGTTAATGGACAAATTTATGGGAAAGTTTTTCCATCGAGAGGGTTGCGCCAAGGAGATCCCCTCTCACCATATTTGTTCCTTATTTGTGCTGAGGGCTTTTCAGCTTTATTGCGACAAGCAGAAAATAGATCTGATATTTTGGGACTCAAAATAGCAAGGAATGCACCGTCAATAAGCCACCTATTTTTTGCAGACGATAGTCTACTTTTCCTGAAGGCCTCAACAAGATCTTTAAATTCGATCCAAAATATCTTTTCTCTTTACTCGGAATGTTCAGGGCAG ATGATCAACTTTAATAAATCATTATTGTTCTTCTCCCCTAACACAACCAATGACGTTCGCTCGACTTTTATGGTTTCCCTGAACATGCAAACAACAGAGGCAATTGAAACCTATCTTGGGCTACCAATGTTAGGGGGCAAGAATAAGAAAATATTGTTCAGATCAATAAAGGAAAAAGTGTGGGCAAGATTACACTCTTGGAGACCAGATGTCTTTTCACAGGGAGGAAAAGAAATTCTCTTAAAAGCCGTTATCCAGGCAATGCCGACGTATTTCATGTCTTGTTTCAAAATCCCGGAAGGACAGTGTCAAGAAATTGAAAAATTGTTAGCTCGTTATTGGTGGGGATCTGTCCATTCAAAACGCAAAATTCATTGGAGAGCTTGGACAAAGATAAGTACACCTAAAAGCGAGGGGGGTCTAGGCTTTAGAACTTTCATCCACTACAATCAAGCGCTACTAGCCAAACAAGCATGGCGAATTTTGATTTACCCAACATCTCTTCTTTCACAGGTTCTACAAGCCAAATATTTTGCAAGTTCTAGTTTCTTGGATTCGAAAGAAGGAAGGTGTCCATCTCTTACATGGAGAAGTATTGTTTGGGGGAAAACGTTACTAATTGAGGGCCTTAGACGGAGGATTGGGAATGGACAATCTACTAGGGCTTTCAAAGACCCGTGGTTAGCAAGGCCACCATCCTTCTTGCCAATAACAAGAGGAAGTGAAGAGGAGGTGAAAGTCGTTGAGTACATCACTGGAGGAACATGGAATAGGGAACTCATTCGGCAAACCTTTCTTAGTCCAGATATCCAACTCATCCTAGAAATTCCCCTCAGTCGTTTTGATCACGCAGACTCTTGGTTCTGGCAttataatagccaagggaattATACAGTAAAAAGTGGATATAAGTTGGTTACAAATCTAAATAAAGATGTTTCTTCTTCATCGGAGCAGGTGATGGGTAAATGGTGGAAATATTTTTGGGCAAATAAAATTCCTAGGAAAATCTTAATCTTTGCGTGGAGAGGATATCATGAAATTTTACCAACAACTAAGGGATTACATATAAGGAAAATATCCCTCCATAGCAACTGCCCGTTATGTGGCTATGCTGATGATTCCAATGCACATGCGGTGTTCAGGTGCCCTTTTGCGCAAGAGGTGTGGGAGTTGATGACATACCCTTTTCTAGTAGGACGAAAAGAGGAGATCTCTTTTAAAGAtgtgttattatatataactgAACTCTTAGAAAAGGATGATGTTGATATGATGCTCTTAACAACGTGGGGGATTTGGACCGAACGTAACAAATTAATCCATCAACAGAAGCGGAGAACGCCATCTCAAATAAAAGTATGGTTATCTGCCTATTATGAGGAGATTAAGAATGCATATGTATCTGAGAATAGAGCAATCAGCAGGGGGGATCCTATTAATGCACACCAAGTGGAAGAAGTTTCTTTTGGTTCTACTCTCTTTGTCGATGCAGCTTTATCAAAAAACACAGAGAGGATAGGCTTAGGGGCTGCAATTATCGCATCAAACAATAAAACTCAAGCGACTCTGTCAAAACCTTTGGAAGGTATATTATCTGTTTTACACGCAGAAGCACTAGCACTTGTTGTAGGACTACAATGGGCACAGACTACTGGTTATACACTGAAAAAGGTTTTAACGGATTCGCAATCTTTGGTCCAAGCTTTAAATAGTGAAGCTGAATACCATAATGAATTGGGTTTACTTATTGCCGATGCAAGAGAGCTGATGCAATACTTCCCTGGGGTGAAATCGTCTCATGTTAGTCGAAATTTGAATGTTCAGGCTCATAATTTGGCAAGGCAAGCACTCCAGTTGGATGAAGAAGTTTCATGGCTGGAAGATGGGTTGAAtgaatga